In Streptomyces qaidamensis, one DNA window encodes the following:
- a CDS encoding WD40/YVTN/BNR-like repeat-containing protein: MAGCRLADVRDEGVDEDAAEVIGMTEVLLAVGTRKGLFIGRRRGGGAWEFDESPYFNAQAVYSVAIDTRAGTPRLLAGGDSAHWGPSVFHSDDLGHTWTEPASPAVKFPQDTEASLERVWQLHPAAAEPDVVYAGTEPAALYRSEDRGETFELVRPLWEHPTRSKWVPGGGGEGLHTVLTDARDPRAVTVAVSTAGVFRTLDGGASWTPSNSGVSAVFLPDPNPEFGQCVHKVTRDAATPDRLYLQNHWGVYRSDDAGAHWTDIGEGLPSTFGFAAVAHPHRGDTAYVFPINADADRVPADHRCRVYRTADAGKSWEPLSAGLPQEDHYGTVLRDAMCTDDADPAGVYFGNRNGEVFASADDGDSWQQLASHLPDVLCVRAAVVG, from the coding sequence GTGGCCGGGTGCAGACTGGCCGATGTCCGGGACGAAGGCGTCGACGAAGACGCCGCGGAGGTGATCGGCATGACCGAGGTACTGCTCGCCGTGGGCACGCGCAAAGGCCTGTTCATCGGGCGCCGGCGAGGTGGTGGCGCCTGGGAGTTCGACGAGAGCCCCTACTTCAACGCGCAGGCCGTGTATTCGGTCGCCATCGACACCCGGGCCGGGACCCCGCGGCTGCTGGCCGGCGGCGACAGCGCGCACTGGGGCCCGTCCGTGTTCCACTCCGACGACCTGGGCCACACCTGGACCGAACCGGCCAGCCCGGCGGTCAAGTTCCCGCAGGACACCGAGGCGTCCCTGGAGCGGGTGTGGCAGCTGCACCCGGCCGCCGCCGAGCCGGACGTGGTGTACGCGGGGACGGAACCGGCCGCGCTGTACCGCTCGGAGGACCGCGGGGAGACGTTCGAGCTGGTCCGGCCCCTGTGGGAGCACCCCACGCGGTCGAAGTGGGTGCCGGGCGGCGGCGGTGAGGGTCTGCACACCGTGCTCACCGACGCGCGCGACCCGCGGGCGGTGACGGTCGCCGTATCGACCGCCGGTGTGTTCCGCACGCTGGACGGCGGCGCGAGCTGGACACCCTCCAACTCGGGTGTCTCCGCGGTGTTCCTGCCCGACCCGAACCCGGAGTTCGGCCAGTGCGTGCACAAGGTCACGCGGGACGCCGCCACCCCGGACCGGCTGTATCTCCAGAACCACTGGGGGGTGTACCGCAGCGACGACGCGGGCGCGCACTGGACGGACATCGGCGAGGGCCTCCCGTCCACCTTCGGCTTCGCGGCGGTGGCGCATCCGCACAGGGGCGACACGGCGTACGTGTTCCCGATCAACGCCGACGCCGACCGGGTCCCGGCCGACCACCGGTGCCGGGTCTACCGGACCGCGGACGCGGGCAAGAGCTGGGAGCCGCTCTCGGCGGGCCTGCCCCAGGAGGACCACTACGGCACGGTGCTGCGCGACGCGATGTGCACCGACGACGCCGACCCGGCGGGCGTCTACTTCGGCAACCGCAACGGCGAGGTGTTCGCCTCGGCGGACGACGGCGACAGCTGGCAGCAGCTCGCCTCGCACCTGCCGGACGTGCTGTGCGTGCGGGCCGCGGTCGTCGGCTGA
- a CDS encoding uracil-DNA glycosylase — MAPRPLHEIVEAGWAKALEPVAERVAAMGDFLRAEIAAGRTYLPSGPNVLRAFQQPFDDVRVLIVGQDPYPTPGHAVGLSFSVAPEVRPLPGSLINIYRELNADLGLPQPSNGDLTPWTQQGVLLLNRALTTAPRKPAAHRGKGWEEVTEQAIRALAARGKPLVSILWGRDARNLRPLLGDLPSVESAHPSPMSADRGFFGSRPFSRANDLLIRQGGQPVDWRLP, encoded by the coding sequence GTGGCACCACGACCCTTGCATGAAATCGTCGAAGCGGGCTGGGCGAAGGCCCTGGAACCGGTGGCCGAACGCGTCGCCGCGATGGGGGACTTCCTCCGCGCGGAGATCGCCGCGGGACGCACCTACCTCCCGTCCGGGCCGAACGTCCTGCGGGCCTTCCAGCAGCCCTTCGACGACGTACGGGTCCTGATCGTCGGTCAGGACCCGTACCCCACTCCGGGGCACGCGGTGGGGCTGTCGTTCTCGGTCGCGCCCGAGGTGCGGCCGCTGCCCGGCAGCCTCATCAACATCTACCGCGAGCTGAACGCCGACCTGGGGCTCCCCCAGCCGTCCAACGGTGACCTCACGCCGTGGACGCAGCAGGGCGTGCTGCTGCTCAACAGGGCTCTGACGACCGCCCCCCGCAAGCCCGCCGCCCACCGCGGCAAGGGCTGGGAGGAGGTCACGGAGCAGGCCATCCGGGCCCTGGCGGCGCGCGGCAAGCCGCTGGTGTCCATCCTGTGGGGCCGTGACGCCCGCAATCTGCGTCCGCTCCTCGGCGACCTGCCCTCCGTCGAGTCCGCCCACCCCTCCCCCATGTCGGCCGACCGGGGCTTCTTCGGCTCCCGACCGTTCAGCCGGGCCAACGACCTGCTGATCCGCCAGGGCGGCCAACCGGTGGACTGGCGCCTGCCGTGA
- a CDS encoding N-acetylglucosamine kinase yields MSGPSEESGFLAVDSGGSGLRAVVGTAERGPLARRASGEPVRTGDRGIDPGHFMTQLVPLVRALNAEAGAVPLTAVAVGAAGLASLGAGLRAELPGALAREWGVRRVALAADAVTAYVGALGPRPGAVIAGGTGLIAVGTDLTGWRRADGWGHLLGDCGSGAWIGRAGLEAALRAHDGREGGSTRLLACAEEVFGPVAGLPGALYPRPDRPAVLASFAPRVAACADEDPVAAGILREAARHLADSAAAVCPSGGEPRVAVTGGLFKLGDPLLGPLDEELTQRLPQVRRVPAEGDPLHGSVRIATELSTDSLTLPGDETMLTVTTRSGD; encoded by the coding sequence GTGAGCGGGCCGTCGGAGGAGTCCGGGTTTCTCGCCGTGGACTCCGGCGGCTCCGGGCTCCGGGCCGTGGTGGGGACCGCTGAGCGCGGACCGCTGGCCCGGCGGGCGTCCGGTGAGCCGGTCCGCACGGGCGACCGGGGCATCGATCCCGGGCACTTCATGACGCAACTCGTGCCGCTGGTGCGCGCGTTGAACGCCGAGGCGGGAGCGGTGCCGTTGACCGCCGTCGCCGTCGGCGCGGCCGGGCTGGCCTCCCTGGGTGCCGGGCTGCGCGCCGAACTGCCGGGCGCCCTGGCCCGGGAGTGGGGCGTGCGCAGGGTCGCCCTGGCCGCCGACGCCGTGACCGCCTACGTGGGGGCGCTCGGGCCGCGGCCGGGTGCCGTGATCGCCGGCGGCACCGGGCTGATCGCCGTGGGTACCGACCTGACCGGCTGGCGGCGGGCGGACGGCTGGGGGCATCTGCTCGGCGACTGCGGCAGCGGCGCCTGGATCGGGCGGGCCGGTCTGGAGGCCGCACTGCGCGCCCACGACGGACGCGAGGGCGGCTCGACCCGTCTGCTGGCCTGCGCCGAGGAGGTGTTCGGGCCCGTCGCCGGGCTGCCCGGCGCGCTGTATCCCCGCCCCGACCGGCCCGCCGTACTCGCCTCCTTCGCCCCCCGCGTGGCCGCATGCGCCGACGAGGACCCCGTCGCCGCGGGCATCCTGCGGGAAGCCGCCCGGCACCTGGCCGACTCGGCCGCGGCCGTGTGCCCCTCGGGCGGTGAGCCGCGTGTCGCCGTCACCGGCGGCCTGTTCAAGCTGGGCGACCCGCTGCTCGGGCCGCTGGACGAGGAACTGACGCAGCGGCTCCCGCAGGTCCGGCGGGTGCCGGCCGAGGGCGATCCACTGCACGGCTCGGTGCGCATCGCGACGGAACTGAGCACGGATTCGCTCACGCTGCCGGGTGACGAGACGATGCTGACCGTGACCACCCGGTCGGGTGATTGA
- a CDS encoding sirohydrochlorin chelatase, which produces MSSPTGPADGLPVRMPRPRQPGRHRRPEPLVAPEGAPALVLAVPGTPSSATRSLAEEVVSIARSELPGLDARIGYLDGDNAEFPTLQAVLVHAAEERTARFEQARAAGMDVKMPDGPVAVVVPLLAGPDSALLRQVRQALMESRVAAELTDVLGPHPLLAEALHVRLSEAGLARADRARLFTVATAADGIVLASVGGDEAVQAAGITGMLLAARLAVPVMAAALDQEGSIASVAEQLRSSGSQQLALAPYLIGPEIEQGLIEEAAKEAGCSAAESLGAYPAIGKLALAKYTTALGIAPQQAQSTPVR; this is translated from the coding sequence ATGAGTTCCCCCACTGGGCCCGCGGATGGCCTGCCCGTACGAATGCCGCGCCCCCGCCAGCCCGGACGGCACCGCCGTCCCGAGCCGTTGGTTGCTCCCGAGGGCGCGCCGGCGCTCGTCCTCGCCGTGCCGGGGACGCCCAGTAGTGCCACGCGCAGCCTCGCCGAGGAGGTCGTGAGCATCGCCCGCTCCGAGCTGCCCGGCCTCGACGCCCGCATCGGATACCTCGACGGGGACAACGCGGAGTTCCCCACGCTGCAGGCCGTGCTCGTGCACGCCGCCGAGGAGCGCACGGCCCGTTTCGAGCAGGCCCGTGCCGCCGGCATGGACGTCAAGATGCCCGACGGCCCCGTCGCCGTCGTGGTGCCGCTGCTCGCCGGCCCGGACAGCGCGCTGCTGCGCCAGGTCCGCCAGGCCCTCATGGAGAGCCGGGTCGCCGCCGAGCTGACCGACGTCCTCGGCCCGCACCCGCTGCTCGCCGAGGCGCTGCACGTGCGGCTGTCCGAGGCCGGTCTGGCCCGTGCGGACCGTGCCCGGCTGTTCACCGTGGCGACCGCCGCGGACGGCATCGTCCTGGCGTCGGTGGGCGGTGACGAGGCGGTGCAGGCGGCCGGCATCACGGGCATGCTGCTGGCCGCGCGCCTCGCCGTGCCGGTGATGGCCGCGGCCCTGGACCAGGAGGGCTCCATCGCGTCCGTCGCCGAGCAGCTGCGCTCCTCCGGCTCGCAGCAGCTGGCGCTCGCTCCGTATCTGATCGGTCCGGAGATCGAGCAGGGGCTGATCGAGGAAGCCGCGAAGGAGGCGGGCTGCTCCGCCGCCGAGTCGCTCGGAGCGTACCCGGCGATCGGCAAGCTCGCCCTGGCCAAGTACACGACGGCGCTGGGCATCGCCCCGCAGCAGGCACAGAGCACGCCGGTGCGCTGA
- a CDS encoding lactonase family protein gives MADGRRRAFIGSFTAAGGPGIVTAEVDPGSGALTVLSSVQAVPDPSYLTLARDGETLYAVSETAEGTVAAYRVAGDKPEPAGRPVPVGGSGPTHLSLFAGHVLTANYGSGSVTAVPLRPDGTLARSASGVLRHTGAGPHTPRQQGPHAHQVQPDPSGRWAVSVDLGTDSVRVCTLVDGALALYRETALRPGSGPRHLAFHPDGTHAYVVNELSPSVTVCRWDAAEGVLTPLSETAVLPGTPASDAYPSGIVTSPDGRFVWTATRGEDVLSVLAVQGEELRLVTTVHCGGHWPRALAASDGFLYVANERSGDVTWFAVDPLTGLPRRGGSIRVAAASCVTLA, from the coding sequence GTGGCGGACGGCAGGCGACGGGCGTTCATCGGGTCGTTCACGGCGGCCGGCGGCCCCGGGATCGTGACCGCGGAGGTCGACCCCGGCAGCGGCGCGCTGACCGTGCTGAGCAGCGTGCAAGCCGTCCCGGACCCCTCCTACCTGACCCTCGCCCGAGACGGGGAAACGCTGTACGCGGTCAGTGAGACGGCCGAGGGCACGGTGGCCGCCTACCGGGTGGCCGGGGACAAGCCCGAGCCGGCCGGGCGGCCCGTGCCGGTCGGCGGCAGCGGACCGACCCACCTCAGCCTGTTCGCGGGGCACGTGCTGACCGCCAACTACGGCTCCGGCAGTGTCACCGCGGTCCCCCTGCGCCCCGACGGCACCCTCGCGCGGTCCGCTTCCGGTGTGCTCCGGCACACCGGCGCCGGACCGCACACGCCCCGCCAGCAGGGGCCGCACGCCCACCAGGTGCAGCCCGACCCGAGCGGACGCTGGGCCGTCAGCGTGGACCTCGGGACGGACTCGGTGCGGGTGTGCACGCTGGTGGACGGCGCCCTCGCCCTGTACCGGGAGACCGCCCTGCGCCCCGGCTCGGGGCCGCGCCACCTGGCCTTCCACCCGGACGGCACGCACGCCTACGTCGTCAACGAACTGAGCCCCTCCGTCACCGTGTGCCGCTGGGACGCGGCGGAAGGCGTCCTGACGCCGCTGTCCGAAACCGCAGTCCTGCCCGGCACACCGGCGAGCGACGCCTATCCCTCGGGCATCGTCACCTCGCCCGACGGCCGCTTCGTGTGGACCGCCACCCGCGGCGAGGACGTGCTCTCCGTGCTCGCCGTGCAGGGCGAAGAGCTGCGGCTCGTCACCACCGTGCACTGCGGCGGCCACTGGCCCCGCGCCCTGGCCGCCTCCGACGGCTTCCTGTACGTCGCCAACGAGCGCTCCGGCGATGTGACGTGGTTCGCGGTCGACCCGCTCACGGGCCTGCCGCGACGAGGCGGCTCGATCAGGGTGGCAGCGGCGTCCTGCGTGACCCTCGCCTGA
- a CDS encoding FUSC family protein, whose product MLKRVFMAPDPGRTRLRFAARAVLGIALAVALCGLAGQSLAGTVTGGLAALLALFTVTDATVRGQAVTTALLPAVGLPLLTAAAELHDHPVARDLTFLAVVGAGVYARRWGPRGHSLGVFAFMTFFVAQFLHATTDQLPQLYAAVLLSVLAAAAVRFGLWCYERRLPPPAVPAPPGGTGLARVTTRQAIQATAGAGFALVVGQLVSGQRWYWAVGATWWIFVNTTSRGETLVRGFRRLLGTVIGIGLGLLVALPVHGDPAVTAALAAVCVFGIFYTAAVSYTWMMLWVTLLAGLLYGLLGVLGPDLLALRLAETGVGALGAALAVILVLPVTTHSITDAWIRRALRCVHACAVETARRLAGAADADPAPRVAELEQLLARVRLSVAPLVHPLNPMLGRKRRARHVLDLLDDCAREIRGLVAVAADPEASHDTRLATACRRVEAAVEALTEGRDLAIHTDGLPHAEPALAHLHGLERALTELARPLRTPSGSPLVGA is encoded by the coding sequence GTGCTGAAGAGGGTGTTCATGGCTCCGGATCCGGGGCGGACGCGGTTGCGGTTCGCCGCGCGAGCCGTGCTCGGCATCGCGCTCGCGGTCGCCCTGTGCGGCCTCGCCGGGCAGTCCCTCGCGGGAACGGTCACCGGTGGTCTCGCCGCCCTGCTCGCCCTGTTCACCGTCACCGACGCGACGGTCCGCGGCCAGGCCGTCACGACCGCGCTGCTGCCCGCCGTCGGCCTGCCCCTCCTCACCGCCGCGGCCGAGCTGCACGACCACCCGGTGGCGCGGGACCTCACCTTCCTCGCCGTGGTCGGTGCGGGCGTGTACGCGCGGCGCTGGGGCCCGCGCGGGCACAGCCTCGGCGTGTTCGCGTTCATGACCTTCTTCGTGGCGCAGTTCCTGCACGCCACCACCGACCAGCTGCCCCAGCTGTACGCCGCGGTCCTGCTGTCCGTCCTCGCCGCCGCAGCGGTGCGCTTCGGCCTCTGGTGCTACGAGCGGCGCCTGCCCCCGCCCGCCGTGCCCGCCCCGCCGGGCGGCACCGGTCTGGCCCGGGTCACCACCCGCCAGGCGATCCAGGCGACCGCCGGAGCCGGCTTCGCCCTCGTCGTGGGCCAGCTGGTGTCCGGGCAGCGTTGGTACTGGGCCGTCGGCGCCACCTGGTGGATCTTCGTCAACACCACCTCCCGCGGTGAGACCCTGGTCCGCGGTTTCCGGCGGCTGCTCGGCACGGTCATCGGCATCGGCCTCGGCCTGCTCGTTGCCCTGCCCGTGCACGGTGATCCCGCCGTCACGGCCGCCCTCGCCGCCGTCTGCGTCTTCGGCATCTTCTACACGGCCGCCGTGTCCTACACGTGGATGATGCTCTGGGTCACCCTCCTCGCCGGACTGCTCTACGGCCTCCTGGGCGTGCTCGGCCCGGACCTGCTCGCGCTGCGGCTCGCCGAGACCGGTGTCGGGGCGCTCGGCGCCGCCCTTGCCGTGATCCTCGTCCTGCCCGTCACCACCCACAGCATCACCGACGCCTGGATCCGGCGGGCCCTGCGCTGCGTGCACGCCTGCGCCGTCGAGACCGCCCGGCGACTGGCGGGCGCGGCCGACGCCGATCCTGCCCCGCGGGTGGCGGAGCTGGAGCAGCTCCTCGCCCGGGTACGGCTCTCGGTCGCCCCGCTCGTGCACCCGCTGAACCCGATGCTCGGCCGCAAGCGCCGGGCCCGGCACGTCCTGGACCTCCTCGACGACTGCGCCCGGGAGATCCGCGGCCTGGTCGCCGTCGCAGCCGACCCGGAGGCCTCCCACGACACCCGCCTGGCCACGGCCTGCCGACGGGTGGAAGCGGCCGTCGAAGCCCTCACCGAGGGCAGGGACCTCGCGATCCACACGGACGGGCTGCCCCACGCGGAACCCGCCCTGGCTCACCTGCACGGCCTGGAACGAGCCCTGACCGAACTGGCCCGTCCCCTGCGCACGCCCTCGGGCTCGCCGCTGGTGGGGGCCTGA
- a CDS encoding Lrp/AsnC family transcriptional regulator: MPVDELDTRILRLLLEQPRTSVREYARILGVARGTLQARLDRLERDGVITGTAPALSPAALGHPVLAFVHIEVTQGHLDEVGDALAAVPEIVEAFSITGGGDLLARVVARDNAHLEDIVQKLISMPGVVRTRTEVALRERVSHRMLPLVESIGRSARG, translated from the coding sequence ATGCCCGTGGACGAGCTCGACACCCGCATCCTGCGACTGCTGCTGGAGCAGCCGCGCACGAGTGTGCGCGAGTACGCCCGGATCCTCGGTGTCGCCCGCGGCACGCTGCAGGCCCGGCTGGACCGGCTGGAGCGCGACGGCGTGATCACCGGCACGGCACCGGCCCTCTCCCCCGCCGCGCTCGGGCATCCGGTGCTGGCGTTCGTCCACATCGAGGTCACCCAGGGCCATCTCGACGAGGTGGGCGACGCGCTGGCGGCCGTGCCGGAGATCGTCGAGGCGTTCTCGATCACGGGCGGCGGGGATCTGCTGGCCCGGGTGGTGGCGCGGGACAACGCGCACCTGGAGGACATCGTCCAGAAGCTGATCAGCATGCCCGGGGTGGTGCGCACCCGTACGGAGGTCGCGCTGCGCGAGCGCGTGTCCCACCGGATGCTGCCGCTGGTGGAGTCGATCGGGCGGTCGGCTCGTGGATGA
- a CDS encoding HAD family hydrolase: MSKLRGISVIFDLDGTLVDSEPNYYEAGRRTLAAYGVADFTWADHERYVGISTQETVADWKDRYDLPASVDELLATKNRRYLELARSTTRAYPEMRTFVEMLAAEGVPMAVASGSSPEAIAAVLTGTGLDAHLHTVVSADEVAHGKPAPDIFLEAARRLGASPSDCVVLEDAAPGAAAAHAAGMRCIAVPYVPAQVDAPEFATAGLLLRGGQKEFTGQAAFDWLCRRD; encoded by the coding sequence ATGAGCAAACTCCGCGGCATATCGGTCATCTTCGATCTCGACGGAACACTCGTGGACAGCGAGCCGAACTACTACGAGGCGGGCCGCCGGACGCTCGCCGCGTACGGCGTCGCGGACTTCACCTGGGCGGACCACGAGCGGTACGTCGGCATCAGCACACAGGAGACGGTCGCGGACTGGAAGGACCGCTACGACCTGCCCGCATCCGTGGACGAACTGCTCGCCACCAAGAACCGCCGCTATCTGGAGCTGGCCCGCAGCACCACCCGCGCCTACCCCGAGATGCGCACGTTCGTCGAGATGCTGGCGGCCGAGGGCGTACCCATGGCCGTGGCCTCGGGATCGTCCCCGGAGGCCATCGCCGCGGTGCTGACCGGAACCGGACTGGACGCGCATCTGCACACCGTGGTCTCCGCCGACGAGGTCGCGCACGGAAAGCCGGCCCCCGACATCTTCCTGGAGGCGGCCCGCAGGCTCGGGGCGTCCCCGTCCGACTGTGTCGTCCTGGAGGACGCCGCTCCGGGTGCCGCCGCCGCGCACGCGGCCGGCATGCGGTGCATCGCCGTCCCGTACGTCCCGGCCCAGGTGGACGCACCGGAGTTCGCGACCGCCGGCCTGCTGCTGCGGGGCGGCCAGAAGGAGTTCACGGGGCAGGCGGCGTTCGACTGGCTGTGCCGGAGGGATTAG
- a CDS encoding beta-L-arabinofuranosidase domain-containing protein, whose product MAPPLSRRSLLQAATLAAAVPALSRTTAGRAEAAAAVTAAAVGVPAAWTVRPFGLEDVGLGQGVFADKRKLMLDHARGYDVNRLLQVFRANAGLSTGGAVAPGGWEGLDGEANGNLRGHYTGHFLTMLAQAYRGTKEQVFADKITTMVGALTDVRAALRREPAVLSVPGKFGTGADQVRGSYQYVDLPAAVLGGAPAITLSVWVRPTHDAAWTRIFDFGDDTSRYLYLAARNQAGVPRFAVTTSGAGGEQALNGTAALPLNQWSHLAVTIADGTGTLYVNGAAVARNTAMSLTPAALGTLRNNWLGRSNYAADPVFAGAFEEFNVFSRVLTAAEVAELQSRRAADASTGRGDLASYAFDETAGGTFADASGRGLDGVLRRTWGGPSHPGFLAAYPETQFIDLESRTSADYTKVWAPYYTAHKILTGLLDAYTATDDDRALDLASGICDWMYARLSKLPEATLQRMWGIFSSGEFGGIVEAICDLHTITGKAEHLALARLFDLDRLIDACAADTDILDGLHANQHIPIFTGYVRLYDETGEKRYLDSAKNFWDMVVPHRMYGIGGTSTQEFWKARDVIAGTIGATTAETCCAYNMLKLSRTLFFHEQDPKYMDYYERALYNQVLGSKQDKPDAEKPLVTYFIGLTPGHVRDYTPKQGTTCCEGTGMESATKYQDSVYFAKSDGSALYVNLYSASTLTWAEKGVTVTQTTRFPQEQGSTLTFGGGRASFTLRLRVPSWATGGFRVTVNGRAVSGTPRPGSYFDVSRSWRAGDTVRISMPFRTRVDKALDDASLQTLFHGPVNLVARDAATEYLKVGLYRGAGLSGDLSSALTPVAGKPLHFTLDGTEWAPFAEGTEDPTHAYFRRTEPRVVFGGRDAGVANPAKSGGTTLLDEIWAGAPFGNKGALVARVRATVDAWVSAGLLVRADADKVVAAAEAASYRP is encoded by the coding sequence ATGGCCCCGCCCCTCTCCAGGCGATCCCTTCTCCAGGCCGCGACCCTCGCCGCGGCCGTACCCGCCCTCTCCCGGACGACGGCGGGGCGGGCCGAGGCTGCCGCCGCCGTCACCGCGGCCGCCGTCGGCGTCCCCGCGGCCTGGACGGTCCGGCCCTTCGGGCTGGAGGACGTGGGCCTCGGTCAGGGTGTCTTCGCCGACAAGCGGAAGCTGATGCTGGATCACGCCCGTGGTTACGACGTGAACCGGCTGCTCCAGGTGTTCCGCGCCAACGCCGGTCTCTCCACCGGTGGCGCGGTCGCGCCCGGCGGCTGGGAGGGCCTGGACGGCGAGGCAAACGGCAACCTGCGGGGCCACTACACCGGCCACTTCCTGACCATGCTGGCGCAGGCGTACCGCGGGACGAAGGAGCAGGTGTTCGCCGACAAGATCACCACCATGGTCGGGGCGCTGACCGATGTGCGCGCGGCGCTGCGGCGGGAACCGGCGGTGCTCAGCGTCCCCGGGAAGTTCGGGACCGGTGCGGATCAGGTACGGGGCTCCTACCAGTACGTGGACCTGCCGGCAGCCGTGCTCGGCGGTGCCCCGGCGATCACCCTCTCGGTCTGGGTCCGGCCCACCCATGACGCCGCATGGACGCGGATCTTCGACTTCGGCGACGACACCAGCCGCTACCTGTACCTGGCCGCCCGCAACCAGGCCGGGGTGCCGCGTTTCGCCGTCACCACCTCGGGCGCCGGCGGCGAGCAGGCCCTCAACGGCACGGCCGCGCTGCCGCTGAACCAGTGGAGCCACCTGGCGGTCACGATCGCGGACGGCACCGGCACCCTGTACGTCAACGGCGCCGCCGTGGCGCGCAACACCGCGATGAGCCTCACCCCGGCGGCTCTCGGCACCCTGAGGAACAACTGGCTCGGCCGCTCGAACTACGCCGCCGACCCGGTCTTCGCGGGCGCCTTCGAGGAGTTCAACGTCTTCTCGCGGGTGCTGACCGCCGCCGAGGTCGCGGAGCTGCAGAGCCGCCGGGCCGCCGACGCCTCCACGGGCCGCGGCGACCTGGCGTCGTACGCCTTCGACGAGACGGCCGGCGGGACCTTCGCGGACGCCTCCGGCCGGGGCCTGGACGGCGTCCTGCGCCGCACCTGGGGCGGGCCCAGCCACCCCGGGTTCCTCGCGGCATACCCCGAGACGCAGTTCATCGACCTGGAGTCGAGGACCAGCGCCGACTACACCAAGGTGTGGGCGCCCTACTACACCGCGCACAAAATCCTCACAGGGCTGCTCGACGCGTACACCGCGACGGACGACGACCGGGCGCTCGACCTGGCGTCCGGCATCTGCGACTGGATGTACGCCCGGCTGTCGAAGCTGCCCGAGGCCACGCTCCAGCGCATGTGGGGGATCTTCTCCAGCGGTGAGTTCGGCGGCATCGTCGAGGCCATCTGCGATCTGCACACGATCACCGGAAAGGCCGAACACCTGGCGCTGGCCCGGCTGTTCGACCTGGACCGGCTGATCGACGCGTGCGCCGCGGACACCGACATCCTCGACGGACTGCACGCCAACCAGCACATCCCGATCTTCACCGGCTATGTGCGGCTCTACGACGAGACCGGCGAGAAGCGCTACCTCGACTCGGCGAAGAACTTCTGGGACATGGTCGTCCCGCACCGCATGTACGGCATCGGCGGCACCAGCACCCAGGAGTTCTGGAAGGCCCGGGACGTGATCGCGGGCACGATCGGCGCGACCACCGCCGAGACCTGCTGCGCGTACAACATGCTCAAGCTGAGCCGGACCCTGTTCTTCCACGAGCAGGACCCGAAGTACATGGACTACTACGAGCGGGCGCTCTACAACCAGGTGCTCGGCTCGAAGCAGGACAAGCCGGATGCGGAGAAGCCGCTCGTCACGTACTTCATCGGGCTGACACCCGGTCACGTCCGGGACTACACGCCCAAGCAGGGCACGACCTGCTGCGAGGGCACGGGCATGGAGAGCGCCACGAAGTACCAGGACTCGGTGTACTTCGCCAAGTCCGACGGCAGTGCCCTGTACGTCAATCTGTACAGCGCGTCCACGCTGACCTGGGCGGAGAAGGGCGTGACGGTCACACAGACGACCCGCTTCCCGCAGGAGCAGGGCAGCACGCTGACCTTCGGGGGCGGACGGGCGTCCTTCACGCTGCGGCTGCGGGTGCCGTCCTGGGCGACCGGGGGGTTCCGGGTGACCGTCAACGGACGTGCGGTGTCCGGGACTCCGCGTCCGGGCAGCTACTTCGACGTGTCCCGGAGCTGGCGGGCCGGTGACACCGTCCGGATCTCCATGCCGTTCCGGACGCGGGTGGATAAGGCGCTGGACGACGCGTCCTTGCAGACCCTCTTCCACGGGCCGGTCAACCTGGTCGCCCGCGACGCGGCAACGGAGTACCTGAAGGTCGGGCTGTACCGCGGCGCCGGCCTGTCCGGCGATCTCTCGTCAGCCCTCACGCCGGTGGCGGGCAAGCCGCTGCACTTCACACTGGACGGAACCGAGTGGGCGCCGTTCGCCGAGGGGACGGAGGACCCGACGCACGCCTACTTCCGGCGCACGGAACCGAGGGTCGTGTTCGGCGGCCGGGACGCCGGCGTCGCCAATCCGGCGAAGTCCGGCGGCACCACGCTGCTGGACGAGATCTGGGCCGGGGCACCGTTCGGGAACAAGGGGGCGCTGGTGGCGCGGGTGCGGGCCACGGTGGACGCGTGGGTGTCGGCCGGGTTGCTGGTCAGGGCGGACGCGGACAAGGTGGTGGCGGCGGCGGAAGCGGCTTCGTACCGGCCCTGA